The following DNA comes from Brassica oleracea var. oleracea cultivar TO1000 chromosome C5, BOL, whole genome shotgun sequence.
TCAAACAAAAGATTTTTTTGAATTCATTATCAAAATACTATAGCATCCAAAACAGTCTATAATACATACGTGTTTACGTACGTAATGTGTGTGATTGAATTAGAAGATACAAGACTGCTCACCGCCGAATTGGAAACGCAGATTCGGGAGCCAGACTCAATGGTGGTGAATGAAATCGAGGAGCGGGAGATGAGAGACGAAGACGAGGAGGCAAGGTGCGACGGAACCTTAACGCCGGGAGGAGAAGTCAGAGCTAGCGACGCCATGCGTTATTATTAATACGTCTACAGAGCCTCCAATTATACGTCGGGGAAGGGAATCTACGCAGTATCAGATTCTCGCCGTAGAGACGAAAAACTGATTCGTCGAAGAAGGTGCTGGTCTCCGAGAATCGGACGGTGCGGCGAAAGCTATTTTCACTTTCTCGGAGAAACTGTGTCGTTTTACTCGTCTCTACTCTGCGGGTGGGTTCTCAGCTTACGTGTCAAGTGGGGACTTACCATGGTTAACCCGAGGTTCTTAGAGTAGGTTCTTATCAGAAGTTAAAAAACGGTTCCTTAACTTTTAACTAAGAAAACTAAGAACCGGTTCACCGGTTCTTAAAATCCTTATTTAAGAACCGGTTCTTATCTTTTTTAGTTAAAAGTTAAGAAACAGTCTCGTCCTAAGAACCCCGGGTTAATCATGCTCTTAGATTCTTATAACATGATTAACCTAGGGGATAAACTTAAAAATTTTATATATACATAAAACTATGTATATGATTTATATTTATTTTCAAATATTATGATGTAAAATATTTTTGGCTTGCCTAATATAGAATCTTTTTAGATAATGATGATTATCAAATTAATAAAATTCATTTATAATTCATGGGTAATTACATATTAGTAAATCTAATCTAATTATTTATTAAGAATAATAAAGACTTTAAATGCTCTAATTTTTTTTACGTGAGAGAAAAAAAAAATACTTCATAAATAGTAGTATAAATGTTTTTGAATTCTTTGCCAACTTTTTCAGAAATTATCACAATGATTGATTTTAGTTGTCCTAAAAAATTTATCTTAAACTATAAATGATTCATTTTATGTTATGTGATATATATATATATATATATATATATATATATTAAAATAGAACGAGTTTAATATTACTAAACCAAATATAATATAAACATATATATATAATATTTTAATATTATTAAAGTAAATAAAATATAAATTTAGCTATCTTATTATCGTTATAATTTTTAAATTATTATAAATATATGATAAATTATCAGCTAAATCACTAACACTATCTATCAAGATTAATAATTGAGCATAAAATATAACTAACTTAAAGAAATGGAAAGCATGACAAATAACTAGGTGTTTTACCGCACATGCGAGCATGATCGTTTTACTAATAATTAGTAATATATGTATTATGATATAAACATCATGATAACTTATTATTTATATTGTTAATCATTTTAGTTCTCTTCGATTTTTATTTTGATCTACGTATTCTTAACGCAAAGGAAAGCTATAAAACTATGAGACCATAAGAGCATAATTACATATCAAATATTCCACCCAATAAAGTAATGTAAGAATGTGAACTTTTGGTCTCTCTTAATCTACATTGTATTTTTGAACCATAAACATGAATTAACTTACCAAAAAAACATTAAACACACAAAATCCAAATACGAACAAAATAAATAAAAAGTAAATAAAAACTAAAGTTCGATGATAATTTTGAAGACCTAAAAAAAAACGAATTGAAATAATGACAATATTTCATTGGTTTACTTGATCAATATATACATTGACTTATCTTAATATTTCATAAGTTTACTTTTAATAAAAGAAACAATAGATAATGATAGTTTTATTATTAAAGTTAATTTATGGGTAATTGTATAATGATAAATCTAATTATTCATTATAAATATATTTACTTTTGGCCGTTTTAGAAACTAAACCATTAAAGACATGTTCATAACATGATTACATAGGCAATTCTCTAAATTTAATATCAAAGCATATTTTTCTTATAGATTAAACAGTAATAAAACATACACGTGAAATAACTACTGAAATAATTCAGAGTACCTAATTCATAATACCTAATTCTAAATTCTAAATTCCATGTAACAAAACCGATTTGATCCTAGTATTTCAGACTCAAAGAAAGAAGAAAAACATAGAACTCCAACTATAAAAAAACAAATATCAAAAGTACATAAATATAGATGTCAAAAACTATAATCGAGACAACTTGGAATGAATGAGAAAATTGAAACTATAGAGTTTAAAATATCTTACATCATATGAAAATAAGAATTGGTCCTAACTTTTTTAAATAATTATAATTGTAATTCCAATTAGAAAGTCTGAAATAGTTATGTTATTTAAATTAATAAATTAATGATTTAAGCTAAAAACTAATAAAAATCGTGTGAAAGTTAAAATAATTATAATCATAATTCCAATTAGAAATTTCGAAATATTTATATTATTTAAATTAATAATTTAATTAGAAATCAAAATATTTATATTATTTAAATTCATAAATTGATGATTTTATCTAAAAACTAATAAGAATATGACAAATAAGCAAAATTAGCTAAAATCATGGAGAATGTGACAAATCAGTAAAATCACTTCATAAATAATGGTATGACAAAATATTTATATTATTTAAATTCATAAATTGATGATTTTATCTAAAAACTAATAAGAATATGACAAATAAGCAAAATTAGCTAAAATTATGGAGAATGTGACAAATCAGCAAAATCACTTCATAAATAATAGTATAGATAACTTAGAAAATTTGTTATCTTTTTATTTGTTTTTTTAATCAACATCCTATAATAAAACATCAAACGTGTTTTATAACTAGCATATATCTATCTATATATATAAAATAGACTTTTCTCTCTTCTTATGACATGTGGAAGGGGGTTTGTTGACATGTTTCTTTTTTTTTGTCTTTTTACATTTTTGATCATTCTTCTTTTAGATTATTGCAATTTGGCTCGCTATTTTCTAATAATGCACTATATAATCTTTCTCACACTAACCATCATCATTTGAAGTTTGATAATCTATTTTATTGTTCAAAAAATTGCTAAACGAATAAAGAAATAACTAAAAAGTATTTTAAATACTTAATTAATTCACAGCTACAAATAACATAAACTTTCGCTATTTTATTATTTTTTACTATTTCCTATTATTTCATTTACAACTATAAATTTATCTTAATATTAACAAAAATAAAATAGAACACACAATCTAAACATAATTAATTCCATAATCACAGAGAAAAAAAATGTCAAAGTAACACTAACTCAATAAAAGTCCAGAGCTCAAAGGCGATCAAGAATGAAAACTAACTTACCTCAATTTATTATAGAGTGTCTTGACCAGAACAATCAAAAGTCAGAAAAATGTACAAAGATAATCTTGAGATACATCAATCCCTCGAACACAAAAGAACGTGATCAAGGACCAATGCAAAGAACCGAGAAAGCGGGTTAGAGGAAGAATAATCAACAGAAGGCCAAAATCACCACGAAGCAGGAAGAGACATACATAACGAACGATAAGCACAACCACTAGCAAAGAAGTAAGAAACACCTCACAAACTAAACAAGCACAAACAAGACGCCTATGCCGGTGAAAAACCACAAAGCTCTGGATAGAAGGGATCAAAGCTCCAAGAGGCTAATACCGCACACTTATACTAAGGGAAGCAAGGGCATAAGAGAACAACCTGAGTGAGGGAGAACGGAAGCCAACCCCTGAAAAACCAGAGCCCAGACTTGAGACCATAAATAATCTTCCAAATCTACAGAGCATACTCAGAGGAGAATACTATCCAAACCTTGAGTGGCAAACATGGCGAAAGGAAGAGTCATAGAGACGCAAGCAACGATGAAAAGTGCAACGAGATGAGGGAACATAGATGGAAGGGAAGACAAAACGAAATCATCAAATCGTGGAGCCGTCCTCGAGCTATAGAAGTCAGATCACCAAAAACCATATATTGAAAACCAAGACGAGAAGGGACTATCGATGGTATGCCAACGACGAGGAAAACAACTTCAAAGACGACTTAACTCTGACCCAACCCAAGGAGATGCAGTTCCTAACATGAGCCGAAAAAAAGAAGAAGAGGAGAAAAAGGGGAGGAAGAACAAGAGCACATATGTGAGTCTTTTTCGGTGATGGTGAGAATCACAACACACCGAAAAGGTAAACGGAATGCATAGATGGTGACGGCTCAATGTAAAAATAAAGGGAGAGAGCACAAAACATCTTTAAAAAGTAATGTAAATCTTCAAATAATTGGAAAAAATATTAATTTTTACCCTGAAACTATTAGCCTTAGAATCAACAATAGTCTTAATGCAAAATTATTGAAATTCAATATCCATTATATCACAATCTCACTCCACCACTAATAAGTACTATTATACCCACAATAACACACTATTAAAAAAAACACATAATATGTTAGCATATCACCTATTACTACATAACATAATAAAAATACCAAATAATGCTCTTAGCAAATAAAAACGATCACATAATTAGTTAACTATATCATCCGAAAAATAATAATTAACAACAATAAAATAATATTTCGCGCGAAGCGCGGACATACCCCTAGTAATGAATAAATTATAGGGTGTTTTGGTAAATCTAAGAGGAGGGGTGTTCAATCTGAATTTCGGTTTTGTTTCTGTTCGTTTTTTTTTGGTTTTTCGGTATTTAAGTTTATAAAAAATAGTTACCATTTTAAAACCATATCTATTTTGGTTTGGTTCGATTTATATACCGCCGGTTTTATGTTTATTCGGTTTTATACGAAAATCCATAAATATATTTATCTTTTATAACATTTTGTAAATTTTACTTTAGATGGTTGGATATCGGCTTTAATAAAACATGAATATATTTCCTTTTTTAAATAGACTATTTTTCTTTTCATTTTTACTAATTAAAATAATTAGTAAACATATTAAGTTAATAATAATAATTATAATAATAATAATTTAAAAAAAATAAAAATAGAAAAATTAATAATCCATAATATTATTAAATAACTAAATATTAGTACATATATTTTTCAACGAAAAAGTAAAAATTATGGTTTGTTTAATTGATAAAAATAAAAATAAATGAATTTTAACTTAAAACAAAATATTAAATTACTAAATCAATATTTTAAGTACGAAGATCATATCAATAAAAATAAATTATACATATGTTATTAATTATGCTATATAATTTACATACAAATATACTACTATACTTTAATATAATCGGTTTACTCGGTTTATTCCGTTTGATCGGTTTATGTACCAAACCATATTTATATACCACAGTTTCTTAAAAATAACATATGTTTGGTATATTCGGTATTACCAAATCTAAACCATTTTTTCTATTTCGGCTTGGTTTTAATTGTTTAACTCCGTTAATTTCTTCATGAGTTACTTACAAGTCTTTCTATCTTCTTCTAAACTACCAGACATGATCTTGTTTTGACACGTGAAGATAGAAAGACTTGTAAGTAACTCATGAAGAAATTAACGGAGTTAAACATATGTACTTGTATCTCGGAGATCACTAGTTGGCATTAGTCGGAAATGCTCAACTGGCCCCTGGAGATTGATTGTGGTCCTATTGAGGAATCTGAATAAAAATACACCACATATATGATAAACTCAATCGCTTGGTAGAAAAAAAAAAGAACCATTATTGCAATATAAGAGATTTAGTTAATACCATGGTGGTTATGTCAGATTACCGCAGCGCATGAAGCTGTGTGATTTCCATGTTTTCAAGCAACTGAGTTACTGTGTTTAGATGATCCCCACTGTATTGACAAATGAAACTTGGCTCAGAACACTGAAGATGCAAAGATCAGGTGGACGCTCTGATACAGAGACAAGTACAACAACGAATGGAGCAGAGTCTACGACAATGAGTGCACATGCGGATGAACAAGACGAAGTGAAAATCGAGACTTGAAGAAAGGATTTCTGACCAAGTTAGAGTTAATTCGAAGACATGTTGGAGGGCAAGCATGAAGAGATTCACCTTGGAGAAGGGAGATCTCATGATGGGAAGTTCCTTAAAGGCTTTGTATGAGTTTTAGGGAACTTACCATATTTGGGTAGTTAGTAAATATTTGGTAGATAGGCTAGGTTAACCGACTTGACTATTATGTATTTATAGTCTATTACGACCTATGTATTAGGGTTATCACCGAAATTGTATTCTTAGCATAGGAGTTAATTTCATAAACTTGTAAGCGAGTGAAAGCACTAAGGATTAAGAGGAGAGGTTCTAGAGGTTTTGTATTCGACCTTAGGACGTGTGAGGCTAGAGCAACAAGTCAAGGGTGTCTTGTTCTTGTTGAGGTTTTGTTTAAAGAGAGACTTGTAAGTTTGCTTTAAAAGAATACTAGTAATACACATATCTTTGTAGAAATATTCTCTGGTGTACTTTGTGTTTTACGTTTGTGCCTTAGTTCTTACATTTACAAACACCACCACAGCCATAAGAATATTGCTAGTCTTCATAGTTAAAGACTTAAAGGTAATAATTCTTTGCCTGATGCATCTCAAAAGAGATCAAACCTGTTCAATCCGCTTTCTATGTATGGGCATCCAGCGATGAAATCACTTGAGGAAGCAGCGCCAACGCCTTTAAAAGGGGAAATACATAAGAAACCAGTCATCATCTATGTTATTGAAATGCTCCACCATAAGATATACATACTTGTCCAGTTGCCTTAGTTAAAAAAGCTTTGGCCAGAAGATTCTTTGGGAGCTTTGCCAACTGAGCATGCGCAGAGTAATACAAAGATAAACGTAATAAAACGTGTTAGATGCTTCTTTATTTTCAGTGTTTAAGGGGCTGTTTGTTTCACCATTTGTCATCTCCATCTAGATGATTCATTTGTATGATCTATTTAGATGATCCATTCAGATTTTTGTGACTGTTTGTTTGTCCATCCAAATAGCTCATCTAGATGAATCATCTAAATGAATCTTATCTTTGTTTCTTTATTTTCTTTTCTATATAAATGAGTTTAGTAAACAAATTATCAAAATACTCTTGTGTTGATTTAACCATATATTTGATATTAATTTTAACTATATTATATTTAATTATTTAATCTAATATATTTACATTAGAATTATTTCAAAATTAACGAGTTTTTTTTTGCGGTTTTGGGAGGGAAAACAAGATTTTTTGGTTTTAGCGGGAAAATGCACTTTTCGATTTTGGCCATAAAACGAGATTTTGCGATTTAAAAAGCATTTTTGCGGTTTTGGCGGGAAAAAACGTTTTTGCGGTTTTGGCGGGAAAACGAGATTTTCGATTTTGGCTGGAAAACGAGATTTTGCGATTTTGACTGGAAAACGCGTTTTTGCGGTTTTGGCGGGAAAACGAGATTTTCGGTTTTGGCGGGAAAACATGATTTTTCGATTTTAGCAGGAAAACGAGATTTTCCAATTTTGGCGGGAAAATGCATTTTGGAGTTTTGACGTGAAAAATTAGTTTTTAGGTTTTCACAGGAAAACGCGTTTTTGTGGTTTTGTCAGTTTTCGTGTGTGACAAAATGATATTATGTTTAGGTTTGTAATTTGTGAATTACATTTAGGGCATAATAGACATTATACCATTTTGAATGAACCTTCTCCATTCAAATGATCCAAATTGGTTCAGCTGGATGGACTTTAAAATTAAGCTTAAATTTCTGAAAGTCATTCGGATGATCCATCTGGATGAGTTGCACTTTTAGTGCCTAAACAAACAAAACTCTCATCTTCATCCAGATGGCTCATCCGGATGGAGAAACAAACATGCCCTAACAGTAGCATGATACACCCCGCACGAGCTACATCATCGTAGCTATGGAAGCATGAGTTAAGCGTTTCAAGAGTATACCTCAGCAGAAGATGATTGACGAATCAGATGGAGAAGGTTAGCAGTAGAATTCACAGCTTGTGAGATCTGACCGGCGACGACTGCTTCCGCCGTTCGATCACCTCCACCGTTTCCAGATGCCGTCGCCATATCTGCTTTCGCTTGTTCTATTATTTTTTTAAAAATGAGAAACTCTAGGTGTCAACTTGTAAATAATATAAATCATCATTGATCCCCGCTACTTTTAATTTATCTCATATGTTTCCCAATAAGTGTTTCTACTAATTTGGCACCCATATCAAACCGGAACTGGGCTGCTATATTCGGTACATGTAAACCGAACCGCATCAATGGCGTTTTTCTATCAATAGCATCTCTGTTTAGTATTCAAAGAAGAATGAAAACTTGAATGCAGACATTACTGCACTCTTCAACATCTTCTATTTGTATAACCTAGGGTTGGGCAAATAAACCGAACCCAATCCGTTAAAAATGAATCCGAACAAATTACTTATTTTATTAACCTACGCTTTTGAGTTTTAGTTACTTAAGAATATACCGATAAAAATATACATAATATTTTATCATTCTATTATATGTAAACTATGTATAAACTAAAAAAATGTTTGTTTTATTAAATGATAAACCCGAAAACTTATAATAAATAGTTCAAATCTCTCATTCTTACAATTATAATGGCTAGATAGAGTATTAGGAAGAAACAAATATTAGACGAATGATCAAATCTCTCAACAAATTCAAAAGGAGGCGACTGGAATTTTGTCATGATATTTCATTAAAAGATTTTAAGAATAAAAATCAAGACTAAATTATTTAATCTATATATATATATATATTGCTTCCAATATTAAAAATCACATTGATTTGAAGAAGTGCATTTTTGGAATTGTCAGGATTAAATAACATATTAGAAACCATCTATTTAAAAAATAATTTGTATTCATAAAAATATATATATTAGAGTAAGAACATAAATCAAAATCAATACTTTTTGTTAATTGACAATCATGTATTTGGTAAGTAAATCAAAACAACCAGGAAAACATTTTGGTATTTTATATTCCTCTCCACCACATATCTCTAATTTCCTTTTTTAATTTCTTCCCACTTCTGAGTGGACTTTCTTTACCGGCAATCACAGCCACAATGTTTCTGCTTTGCCCTTTTGGAAATTTATTAATTTTGGAAGCTCCCAGTATTGATAATCTTCTCCAGCTCTGGTTCTTTCCTTAAAACAGAGGGCGAATTGATTTTGTTTCCTTACGAATTCTCCTTTTTCCAAGCTTTTCCTTTTCTTGATGGATTCTCAAAAAATTGTAGTGGAGTTTTGTGTTATTAGAGGAAAGTTCTCTTCAATCACGTTGAATCTTTTTCCTCAGAATTTCCAGCTCTGCCTCTCTCCCTCCGCAGTGAAGCTTCAATTTTATCGGCTAATGGCAGACATGTTGCATAAGGCTATTCAAGCAATGTCGTTGGAAGAGGAGGAACCGCTTACGCTCCCAGACAGCCCCAGATTCCGAGTGTATGATGAGAATGAAACTAGTTTGCTGGGTTGTTTGTTGAATCCTGACTGCCAATCAATGGCGTGAATGATCGAGTATATGCCAACAGCATGGAGGGTGTATGATAGAGTTCGCGGGATTGCTCTGTTTCTGGACCGTTTTCAATTTGTTTTTCAGCGTGAAGAAGATCTTCAAACGGTGTTGAAGGATAGACCATGGTCCTATAACCATTGGGCCATGGTGATTGATCGATGGACTCCAAACCCACCCGAAGATTTCCTTCAACACATGGAGTTATGGATTCGTATCCGCCACATTCCTGTGAATCTGTTCACAACAGATACGATGTATGCTTTGGCTAAGGAAGTGGGCAAGGTGGAGGTGATTGCGTACGATCCTAAAGTTTCTCAAACCAAAGATTATATCAGAGCTAAGGTTCTATTAAATGTTGACAACCCAGCGAAGGCCTCCAGGAAGCTTACTGTCTCTAAAGAGTCGACAGTAACAATTGAGTTCAAATATGAAAAGATTCATAAACGTTGCTTTCACTGTCTTCGTCTTACTCACGAAAAACTTCGATGTCCTCTTCTAAGGAGAGGAACTCATAATGGCAAGATGATGACACAAACACCGCGTCCTGTGACTGTGGCTCCTCTAGTTACAGATCCGCTTGAAGGGCCACCGGGTTTCCCTATATTATTTCCGGAATTGTCAAAAGAAGATATGAAGATGGCTATGTTGTACATCTCTCATGCTGATGAGACTGAAAGAAGAGCTAGGATACAGCGTGTGCAACAAGGATTCAAAGAGAACAAAGCAGAGTCTTCGATCAGGTTGACAAAAATCACCAAGGAACTAGACAAAGGAAAGTGGCATGTTTTCTCCTATCAGGATCATGGTTCAGACAAGTTCAGGAGCTCGGGGTCTGGTCAGAGATCTTACTCTAAGCTAACCATTTGCGATAAGGAGGAAGGAGATACAGACTCTTCTGCTTCGTATCTTTCAGCTTGCTCAAAACCTGTTCTTCCTACGGGTTTTCGGCTTGGCCCTTCTTCGGGAGGGCGAGTCTCCGGGACCCAGGGGACGAGCAAGGCTTCAAGGAGACGGCCTTCGTCCTGGAAAAGGAAAGTCTTTGCAAACTCCAATCAAACGATCATCAACGGTGCTCCATTGTCTTCTTCCAAAGCCGGCAGCACCAAAAGGAAACCAACTCCTCTTGTTCCTGCAGAAAACATGTCATTCAAAGTCTCAGACTATACGGTGGCTTCGGTTTTGAAGCCACTGCCTTCCCAATGAGCATTTTTTGCTGAAACTGTCAAGGTACTGGTAGTATTGAGACAGTTCGTCAACTCCGGGCGTTTCCTAGAAGGTTTTTCCCGGATTTTATGTTCTTGAGTGAGACTAATCAAAAGTTTGATTACATGTTGGGTTTGAAAAAGAGTTTGGGTTACGATCAGTTGTTTATGGTGGAGCCGGTGGGGCTAAGTGGTGGTTTGGCAATGCTATGGAAAGACAGTTACCAAGTTGATGTTCTCTCT
Coding sequences within:
- the LOC106344930 gene encoding uncharacterized protein LOC106344930; translated protein: MADMLHKAIQAMSLEEEEPLTLPDSPRFRVYDENETSLLGCLLNPDCQSMREEDLQTVLKDRPWSYNHWAMVIDRWTPNPPEDFLQHMELWIRIRHIPVNLFTTDTMYALAKEVGKVEVIAYDPKVSQTKDYIRAKVLLNVDNPAKASRKLTVSKESTVTIEFKYEKIHKRCFHCLRLTHEKLRCPLLRRGTHNGKMMTQTPRPVTVAPLVTDPLEGPPGFPILFPELSKEDMKMAMLYISHADETERRARIQRVQQGFKENKAESSIRLTKITKELDKGKWHVFSYQDHGSDKFRSSGSGQRSYSKLTICDKEEGDTDSSASYLSACSKPVLPTGFRLGPSSGGRVSGTQGTSKASRRRPSSWKRKVFANSNQTIINGAPLSSSKAGSTKRKPTPLVPAENMSFKVSDYTVASVLKPLPSQ